Proteins encoded together in one Micromonospora auratinigra window:
- a CDS encoding helix-turn-helix domain-containing protein: MTAPRPPIDLGVALRALRRSADLSQRQLAERSGVPQATIARIESGRSTDPRFRTVERLVVAAAGRITLSGPAAPDRSPARALAPARQEELRDAAGRHCPAHLDAREVREPRDWPGAWWAQWYSIPPQGDGPRCRR, translated from the coding sequence ATGACCGCCCCTCGACCTCCCATCGATCTCGGTGTCGCGCTGCGGGCGTTGCGCCGGTCGGCGGACCTGAGCCAGCGGCAGCTGGCCGAGAGGTCCGGTGTGCCGCAGGCGACGATCGCGCGGATAGAGTCGGGGCGGTCCACCGATCCCCGGTTCCGCACCGTCGAGCGACTCGTCGTCGCCGCGGCCGGCCGGATCACCCTCTCCGGTCCCGCGGCTCCGGATCGGTCGCCGGCCCGGGCGCTGGCTCCGGCTCGCCAGGAGGAGCTACGGGATGCGGCAGGGCGGCACTGCCCGGCGCACCTGGACGCCCGCGAGGTGCGCGAGCCACGGGACTGGCCGGGTGCCTGGTGGGCCCAGTGGTACTCGATCCCCCCCCAGGGCGATGGCCCGCGTTGCCGGCGGTGA